One Dissulfuribacter thermophilus genomic region harbors:
- a CDS encoding TorD/DmsD family molecular chaperone: protein MNSDEKNAWADFFEFVATLYLNEPDEERIAGCKEVGHKFKKIFPGELFAKMLTLVERDSSEDITQEFYDLFFVPISGKYLPPFELAQRQIPMRTDLCASVKNFYISAGFNPELLDIPSYIKMINRPDYIGFEMAFLGLILRSSAELDLNGDEEQASALLQTACSFYSQHLGMWVSNFGKQLTERAECYMYKALGHLTIYVGHSMSEILSKDSVKSIC, encoded by the coding sequence ATGAATTCAGATGAGAAGAATGCATGGGCCGACTTCTTTGAGTTTGTTGCGACCCTCTATTTGAATGAACCAGATGAGGAACGCATAGCAGGCTGTAAGGAAGTCGGCCATAAATTCAAAAAAATTTTCCCTGGAGAACTATTTGCTAAGATGCTAACTCTCGTAGAGAGGGATTCATCCGAAGACATTACTCAGGAATTTTATGATCTTTTTTTCGTACCAATTTCAGGTAAGTACTTACCACCTTTTGAATTGGCACAAAGACAGATTCCTATGAGAACTGATTTATGCGCGTCAGTTAAAAATTTTTATATTAGTGCAGGTTTTAACCCTGAACTGCTTGATATTCCTTCTTATATCAAGATGATAAATAGGCCGGATTATATCGGTTTTGAAATGGCTTTTTTAGGACTCATATTGAGATCCTCTGCAGAGCTCGATTTAAATGGGGACGAGGAACAAGCTAGTGCACTGTTGCAAACTGCATGTTCCTTTTATTCCCAACACCTTGGTATGTGGGTATCGAATTTTGGTAAACAATTAACAGAAAGGGCAGAATGTTATATGTATAAGGCACTTGGCCATCTTACTATATATGTGGGCCATAGCATGAGTGAGATACTCTCAAAAGATTCTGTTAAGTCCATATGTTAA
- a CDS encoding molybdopterin dinucleotide binding domain-containing protein, whose translation MDKKRRNIIKAAGLITSLGIFGLGYRHTLKGIAKGWWAGEKPPHHIYGNALEPEYSIDPKTGAVRPNKNQYISNSVCVGCVSLCGVRLRVDKKTGKILRVAGNPYHVLATDSFLPYETPLKESLVKLSRKEEAGLEHRATACARGNAVLEKLYDPYRVLVPLKRVGPRNSGKWRPIDFEKLVEEIVEGGDLFGEGHVDGLRKIRDLKRPIDPNRPELGPRANQLAIMAGFKEGRLQLIKRFAVNSFGTINFTGHRGNCGLSMRAGYAAMLGDFKKYPHIKPDFKNTKFVLNIGTAPANAGNPFQRQGKLVAKGRSDGDLKYVVVDPLLTNSDCMATSDRVRWIPIKPGTDGALVMAMIRWILENRRYNEQFLKIPGARAAKAASEPSWSNASHLVITQEGHPLFGRFLRESHLSQRRPNSKDGFVVIDEETGKPIGNEKSRSALIFYKGSVKIGGEEVEVKTALQLLLEASRRHTLAEYSQICGIPEKTIVDLAKEFTSYGRKAVADCHGGTMHSNGFYTAYAVAVLNALVGNLNWKGGASIGGGRYPDFGKGPRYNFKKFPGKVKPRGVRISRQGFPYEKTTEYKLKKAKGKPYPADGPWYPFSAALQSEFIPSALNQYPYGLKALIMWNTNPLYGQAGLYEQVKEKLADPKRLPLIISIDPFINESSAYADYIVPDTVLYETWGAASPWATHLTKTNSFRWPVTDPPQAKTKEGVPVCMESFIIAVAKRMGLPGFGKEAIPDSKGNLHPLDTPEDFFLRAFANVAFAGKPVPDITQEELEITGVERLLPKLKKVLKEDEWPKVAYAMARGGRFEGAEKAYEGEWLAHRYKKPMHIYNEMVALARNSLTGERFSGVPTWQPPAFADGTPTEKVFTRSRWPFMLVCTKSQLQSSHTIGEKRLRQIHRENAFVINPIDAKRLGIKRGDTLQVVTPGGKAKGKADVRSGIAPGVIGIEHGFGHWGLGSRSVVIKGRKIDGDRARAAGIAHNLLGISDYKRKGISTLADVVVGSNARQGIPASLEKI comes from the coding sequence ATGGACAAAAAGCGTAGAAATATAATTAAGGCAGCAGGTTTGATAACATCTCTTGGTATATTTGGCCTCGGATATCGTCATACTCTTAAGGGAATAGCAAAAGGCTGGTGGGCAGGCGAGAAGCCTCCTCATCATATCTATGGAAACGCTCTGGAGCCAGAATATTCCATTGATCCAAAGACAGGAGCAGTAAGACCAAATAAAAATCAGTACATATCCAATTCCGTATGTGTGGGTTGCGTGAGCCTGTGCGGTGTGAGGCTGCGTGTGGACAAGAAGACTGGAAAGATCCTGCGAGTGGCTGGAAATCCATATCATGTGTTGGCAACTGACTCTTTTTTGCCATATGAGACCCCTTTAAAAGAAAGCTTGGTCAAATTGAGTAGGAAGGAGGAAGCAGGGCTTGAACACAGAGCCACCGCATGTGCCAGAGGGAATGCAGTATTGGAGAAACTTTATGATCCATATCGGGTACTTGTGCCTCTCAAAAGGGTGGGACCCCGAAATTCAGGCAAATGGCGTCCCATCGATTTTGAAAAGCTGGTCGAGGAGATAGTTGAGGGTGGAGACCTTTTTGGCGAAGGACATGTGGATGGACTGAGGAAAATCAGAGACCTCAAGAGGCCAATCGATCCAAACCGACCAGAACTGGGTCCGCGGGCCAACCAGTTGGCTATAATGGCAGGATTCAAAGAGGGACGGTTACAACTCATCAAGCGATTTGCGGTTAACTCCTTTGGAACCATCAACTTTACAGGCCACAGGGGTAACTGTGGTCTCTCAATGAGGGCCGGGTATGCAGCTATGCTCGGAGATTTCAAGAAATACCCGCATATAAAGCCAGATTTTAAGAATACTAAATTTGTTTTGAACATAGGGACTGCCCCAGCCAATGCAGGCAATCCTTTTCAGCGACAGGGCAAATTGGTTGCAAAGGGTAGAAGCGACGGCGATCTGAAGTATGTGGTAGTGGATCCACTGCTTACAAATTCAGACTGTATGGCGACGTCTGACAGGGTGAGATGGATTCCCATAAAGCCGGGAACAGACGGTGCCCTTGTAATGGCTATGATACGTTGGATACTGGAAAACAGGAGGTATAACGAGCAATTCCTGAAAATTCCAGGAGCACGTGCTGCAAAAGCCGCATCTGAGCCAAGCTGGTCCAATGCCTCCCACTTGGTAATCACACAAGAAGGCCATCCACTTTTCGGTCGCTTTCTGAGGGAATCCCATCTGTCCCAAAGGCGTCCTAACAGCAAAGACGGCTTCGTGGTGATAGATGAAGAGACAGGAAAGCCCATTGGTAATGAAAAGTCCAGAAGCGCCCTTATTTTTTACAAGGGTTCAGTAAAGATAGGAGGGGAGGAAGTAGAAGTAAAAACGGCCCTTCAACTCCTCCTTGAGGCATCAAGACGCCATACGCTGGCAGAGTACAGCCAAATCTGTGGTATCCCAGAAAAAACAATTGTGGACCTGGCAAAAGAGTTTACAAGTTATGGGAGAAAGGCAGTGGCAGACTGTCATGGAGGCACGATGCACTCCAACGGCTTTTATACTGCCTACGCAGTTGCTGTACTAAATGCATTGGTGGGCAACCTAAACTGGAAGGGAGGCGCATCTATTGGCGGAGGTCGATATCCAGATTTTGGAAAGGGACCACGTTACAACTTTAAAAAATTTCCTGGTAAGGTCAAACCCAGGGGAGTAAGGATTAGTAGACAGGGATTCCCTTACGAAAAGACTACAGAGTACAAACTGAAAAAGGCCAAGGGAAAACCATATCCAGCCGATGGCCCTTGGTATCCTTTCTCTGCAGCTCTTCAATCAGAGTTCATTCCTTCTGCTTTAAATCAATATCCCTATGGATTAAAGGCACTGATAATGTGGAACACCAATCCCCTCTATGGCCAGGCAGGGCTCTATGAGCAGGTGAAGGAAAAGCTGGCTGATCCAAAGAGGTTGCCGCTAATAATTTCTATTGATCCCTTTATAAATGAAAGCAGCGCCTATGCCGATTATATAGTTCCTGATACTGTTTTATACGAGACTTGGGGAGCTGCATCTCCCTGGGCAACACATCTTACCAAGACCAACTCTTTCCGCTGGCCTGTAACGGATCCTCCTCAGGCAAAGACTAAGGAGGGTGTCCCTGTGTGTATGGAAAGCTTTATTATAGCCGTGGCAAAGAGAATGGGGCTTCCTGGCTTTGGGAAAGAGGCCATACCAGATTCCAAGGGCAATTTGCATCCTCTTGATACGCCTGAGGATTTCTTCCTTAGGGCCTTTGCAAATGTCGCTTTCGCAGGCAAGCCAGTTCCGGATATCACTCAGGAGGAACTGGAGATCACAGGCGTAGAGCGGCTTTTGCCAAAACTCAAAAAGGTTCTTAAGGAAGACGAATGGCCGAAGGTTGCTTACGCCATGGCAAGGGGCGGACGATTCGAAGGTGCTGAAAAGGCATATGAGGGCGAGTGGCTTGCTCATCGATACAAAAAGCCTATGCACATCTATAATGAGATGGTAGCCCTTGCCAGAAATAGTCTTACAGGAGAACGGTTCTCAGGGGTTCCGACTTGGCAGCCACCTGCCTTTGCCGACGGTACACCTACAGAGAAGGTATTTACGCGCTCAAGGTGGCCTTTTATGCTTGTGTGCACTAAATCTCAGCTCCAATCATCACATACCATTGGAGAAAAGAGGCTAAGACAGATTCACAGGGAAAATGCCTTTGTCATTAATCCGATAGATGCCAAAAGGCTAGGAATCAAAAGGGGAGATACCTTACAGGTTGTTACTCCTGGTGGAAAGGCCAAAGGCAAGGCAGATGTGCGCAGCGGCATAGCTCCTGGAGTGATTGGTATAGAACATGGATTCGGCCATTGGGGGCTTGGTTCGCGCTCCGTGGTAATAAAAGGCAGAAAGATCGACGGAGATCGCGCTCGTGCCGCTGGTATCGCCCATAATTTACTGGGTATTTCAGACTATAAGCGTAAGGGTATTTCTACACTGGCTGATGTTGTTGTTGGCTCAAATGCTAGACAAGGAATCCCAGCAAGTTTGGAAAAGATATGA
- the nrfD gene encoding NrfD/PsrC family molybdoenzyme membrane anchor subunit: METSIVEIINTAASVQWSVAVPQYFFFTGVSAAAFLISSLTYVFNNKEYEPIAGLALIMAFTVLLAAPLNLIADLAQPGRFYSLYYHLHSTSPMSWGVFLLTFYPILISLEMLFVFRAGFARKAKNSSGFLKAIYTLLALGNTDITSASIKRDHEVGRVLGMIGIPAALAVHGYTGYILGVVKARPLWHTSLMPLIFLISAMVSGIALMILVTAIMVRDERGKIPWNLMDSLGKLLVWSILGDLLLRLLWYSIGYAYSFKIFQEALPYVFKRHFFEAVVLELGFGLLFPLIVSLFAPLRRIRPLFLFASFVAICGVWLFRWDTVIGGQELPKISAGVAHYFPSFWGATGIMHVVSNWAIWMALFLGFTWFMPWEPNEDKVSGGVNSEIPLNTSAVNVKGVK, translated from the coding sequence ATGGAGACTAGTATAGTAGAAATAATAAATACTGCAGCCAGTGTTCAGTGGAGTGTGGCAGTACCCCAATATTTCTTCTTCACAGGGGTGAGCGCAGCCGCCTTTCTGATATCTTCACTGACTTATGTTTTTAACAACAAAGAGTACGAACCGATAGCTGGTCTGGCTTTAATAATGGCTTTTACGGTGCTTTTAGCAGCTCCGCTTAACCTTATTGCCGACCTAGCTCAACCAGGGAGATTTTATTCATTATATTATCACTTACACTCCACTTCTCCTATGAGTTGGGGCGTGTTTTTGCTCACTTTCTATCCTATACTGATCAGCCTTGAGATGCTTTTTGTCTTTCGGGCAGGATTTGCTAGAAAGGCAAAGAATAGTTCTGGCTTTTTAAAAGCCATCTACACCTTGCTAGCTCTTGGAAACACGGACATTACATCTGCCTCCATTAAACGGGACCACGAAGTAGGACGTGTTCTTGGCATGATAGGTATACCGGCCGCCCTCGCAGTTCATGGATATACTGGTTACATCCTAGGGGTAGTAAAGGCAAGGCCTCTTTGGCACACCTCGCTTATGCCACTAATTTTTCTTATTTCTGCAATGGTAAGCGGTATAGCCCTGATGATACTGGTTACTGCCATAATGGTGAGGGATGAGAGGGGAAAGATACCTTGGAATCTCATGGATAGTCTAGGCAAGTTGCTGGTCTGGAGCATATTGGGTGATCTGCTTTTAAGGCTTCTTTGGTATTCAATAGGCTATGCCTATTCTTTTAAAATTTTTCAAGAGGCACTTCCCTACGTGTTCAAGAGACATTTTTTCGAGGCCGTTGTCCTTGAATTGGGATTTGGGCTGTTATTTCCACTTATAGTTTCACTTTTTGCTCCATTGAGACGCATTAGGCCTCTGTTTCTTTTCGCATCCTTTGTCGCGATTTGCGGTGTATGGCTTTTCAGATGGGATACCGTCATTGGAGGACAGGAACTGCCAAAGATCTCAGCAGGTGTTGCTCACTATTTCCCCAGCTTCTGGGGTGCAACCGGTATTATGCATGTCGTTAGCAACTGGGCTATCTGGATGGCCCTTTTTCTAGGTTTTACATGGTTTATGCCCTGGGAACCCAACGAAGATAAAGTGTCGGGAGGGGTTAACTCTGAAATTCCACTAAATACATCGGCAGTGAATGTGAAAGGAGTGAAGTAA
- the dsrO gene encoding sulfate reduction electron transfer complex DsrMKJOP subunit DsrO: protein MNSSRRSFIKLLGGAAASFSILKSPDSAQATQFAGKSEAKWGMVIDLRKCIGCQACTVACSIENQIPVGKFRTIVSTYEIERYGTTHRINLPRLCNHCEKPACVQVCPTQATKKRKDGIVVVDNSVCVGCGYCIQACPYEARFINPLTRTADKCTFCLHRLEAGLYPACVETCVGEARVFGNFNDPNSKVSRLVSQYPVQVLKRAMGTGPMVFYIGLDETLSGQIKGEAVISPAGSGVEEEVV, encoded by the coding sequence ATGAATAGCTCACGTCGTAGTTTTATCAAGCTGTTAGGAGGGGCGGCGGCCTCCTTCTCAATCCTAAAAAGTCCTGATTCTGCTCAGGCGACTCAGTTCGCAGGGAAGAGCGAGGCCAAATGGGGCATGGTGATAGACTTGAGGAAATGCATAGGGTGTCAGGCATGTACAGTGGCGTGTTCAATAGAAAACCAGATTCCAGTGGGCAAGTTCCGTACAATAGTTTCAACATATGAAATAGAAAGATACGGAACTACCCATAGGATCAATCTTCCCCGTCTCTGCAATCATTGTGAAAAGCCCGCCTGTGTGCAGGTTTGTCCCACGCAGGCAACAAAGAAGAGAAAAGATGGAATAGTTGTTGTGGATAATAGCGTCTGCGTGGGGTGTGGATACTGCATCCAGGCATGTCCCTACGAGGCGAGATTTATCAATCCTCTCACGCGTACTGCAGACAAATGCACGTTTTGCCTGCACAGGCTCGAAGCAGGTCTTTATCCGGCCTGTGTCGAGACATGTGTGGGAGAGGCAAGGGTATTTGGTAATTTTAACGATCCTAATAGCAAAGTTTCAAGGTTGGTCAGTCAGTATCCTGTTCAGGTACTCAAAAGAGCTATGGGAACGGGTCCTATGGTTTTTTATATCGGGCTGGATGAGACTCTCAGCGGACAGATCAAGGGAGAGGCCGTTATATCGCCTGCTGGGAGTGGAGTAGAAGAGGAGGTTGTTTGA